The Alkalibaculum bacchi genomic sequence TCAGTTCTTAATTTCTCTTCAAAGACTACGTCTTTACGCAAATAAGGCCCACCCTCTTCTGTTCGAGTAGTGTTTACATTGGCAATATTTGTAGAAATCGTATCCATCTTTAATCTTTCAAGAGCTAATCCACTTGCGTTAATTTGCATGGAGTTAAACACTGACATATTAAACTAACCTCACTTTAAAAACATTTTAAAAATGTCTTAGTATATTGTTTGTTCTCTAATAGCTAGTCTTCAAAGATCCTTCGCTACGCTCAGGATGACTGGGGCAGGAGCTAGGGCGCTCAGAATGAATGAGCAAGGAGCTTGGGTGCTCAGAATGACTGAGGCAAGAGCTTGGGTGCTCAGAATGACTGAGACAAGAGCTTGGGCCTTCGGCACTTAGAGATACGAAGAATCGCCTCTAACCAACTCCCCGGTCATCCTAGAGCGCAGCGAAGGATCTTCACATCAGCCACCAGTGGTGGCTATAAGGTTTTGCTTACCACCTGACCACCTTACCACCTGACCACCTTATTTATTAATTACATAGTTCAAATTAGCGAGCCTAGAATTCAACTGAGAGACTAATGTATTGTAATACAATTCATTAGCTGCTAATTCGGTCATTTCTAAATCGACATCTACATTGTTTCCATTGTCGTTTAGAGAAGTAGATTCTCTTTTTTTTACAATAGGTTCTATATCTTCTACTTCCCCAATGCCAAAGTGATTAGGATGAGATTTTTCTAAAGTCACTGCATTTTCATCTATGGCTGTCTTTAGTAAGTCTTCAAATTGAACTTTATTCACTTTGTAATCAGGTGTGTTGATATTTGCAATATTGCTAGATACGGTTCTTTGACGTAAAGAGGACATATCTAATCCTTTTTTGATCAAATCATAACTAAAATTACTCATTGTAAAACCCCTTTTATACAGTTTCTAATACCCATTTTATACAATAGTCTAACGATTCTTGTACAGTTGTTTAATAGCTGTTCCACTTTGGTTAGCAATCGTTAATAATTTAGTACAAATTATTCTAAACTTAAAAGTTTAGTCGTCTATTAGTAAGTTCTATTTTTAAGCTTTCTTATTCTCCCTATTAAACATATAGGTTAAGTTGACTATTTTAAAATAAAGTAGACCTTTTACAATATTACTAAAAATTGACAAAAAAAATATAGCAACTGGCTGCCATCTTGCGAAGGCCCTATAGCTTTGCGTCCTTACCTTTCGATAAGTTTGCCATTATAGTACATATTATCTTTATATGACATATTATCACAAATTTTTACATCTAACAACAAAAAGCGCAAAAAATACATGGATTTTACATGGATTTTCTTTGCGCTTTGGTTTTATTTAACTTGAATAAGATTTAATTTATCGTTCTACCTTAATCGTCTTTTAATGACAACTACGTTTGTGTGTTAGAATGTTGGAAATCAAATTTATTTTATACCTTAAACTTTACGTATACTTAAATATCCTTATCTATAAATATAGCTCTTTTACTGACAGATATATAACTATCTACTACATTATTTCGTTTTTTCACTTGTTTCATAGCTCCTACCAAATTTGCCTTTTTCTTTTGTAAGGATTCCATTAATTCTCTTTGTGCTGTAGAAAGAATATTAATATTTGTGCGATAAACTTCGTCTTCTGCATAGGAGCCTTGTTCTTCTTTGACAGCTTCCGTAATCTTTATGACTTGATCAAATTCGATTTTATTCTCCTCAATCAACCCTATACCTGTTTCTATTTCTCCGTCCCAAGATTGAATGTTTGCGATCACCTTTTTTAGAATTTCATTCCTTCGGTCAAGTAAATTTTCTAAATCTGCGCCCATGTGTCTCTCAACTCTTGCAGGTAATTTTTCACTTCAATAATACCCTCTGGATTTTTGTCAATATTAGCACGGACGAGTTTAAAATTCATAT encodes the following:
- the flgB gene encoding flagellar basal body rod protein FlgB — its product is MSNFSYDLIKKGLDMSSLRQRTVSSNIANINTPDYKVNKVQFEDLLKTAIDENAVTLEKSHPNHFGIGEVEDIEPIVKKRESTSLNDNGNNVDVDLEMTELAANELYYNTLVSQLNSRLANLNYVINK